The following coding sequences lie in one Mus musculus strain C57BL/6J chromosome 11, GRCm38.p6 C57BL/6J genomic window:
- the Poldip2 gene encoding polymerase delta-interacting protein 2: MAGCVARRALAVGSRWWSRSLATTRGSRPLCAVGGAGGLPPVATATTRRHLSSRNRAEGKVLETVGVFEVPKQNGKYETGQLFLHSVFGYRGVVLFPWQARLYDRDVASATPEKAENPAGHGSKEVKGKTHTYYQVLIDARDCPHISQRSQTEAVTFLANHDDSRALYAIPGLDYVSHEDILPYTSTDQVPIQHELFERFLLYDQTKAPPFVARETLRAWQEKNHPWLELSDVHRETTENIRVTVIPFYMGMREAQNSHVYWWRYCIRLENLDSDVVQLRERHWRIFSLSGTLETVRGRGVVGREPVLSKEQPAFQYSSHVSLQASSGHMWGTFRFERPDGSHFDVRIPPFSLESNKDEKTPPSGLHW, encoded by the exons ATGGCTGGTTGTGTGGCCCGACGGGCCCTAGCAGTGGGCAGCCGCTGGTGGTCTCGGTCGCTGGCCACGACCCGAGGGTCGAGGCCACTGTGTGCGGTCGGTGGAGCAGGGGGCCTTCCGCCGGTGGCCACAGCGACGACCCGAAGGCATCTGTCGTCCCG GAACCGTGCAGAGGGCAAAGTGCTGGAGACAGTTGGTGTGTTTGAGGtgccaaaacaaaatggaaaatatgaGACTGGGCAG CTATTCCTCCATAGTGTTTTTGGCTACCGAGGGGTCGTCCTGTTTCCCTGGCAGGCCAGACTGTATGACCGGGATGTGGCTTCTGCAACTCCAGAAAA AGCAGAGAACCCTGCCGGCCATGGCTCTAAGGAGGTGAAAGGCAAAACTCACACTTACTACCAAGTGCTGATTGATGCCCGTGACTGCCCACATATA TCTCAGAGATCTCAGACAGAAGCTGTGACCTTCTTGGCTAACCATGATGACAGCCGGGCGCTCTATGCTATCCCAG GGTTGGACTATGTCAGCCATGAAGACATCCTCCCCTACACCTCCACGGATCAGGTTCCCATTCAACACGAGCTCTTTGAAAGATTTCTTCTGTATGACCAGACAAAAG CACCTCCTTTTGTGGCTCGAGAAACGCTGCGGGCCTGGCAAGAGAAGAATCACCCGTGGCTAGAGCTCTCTGACGTGCACAGGGAGACCACCGAGAACATCCGCGTCACAGTCATCCCTTTCTACATGGGCATGAGG GAAGCCCAGAATTCCCACGTCTACTGG TGGCGCTATTGTATACGCTTGGAAAACTTGGACAGTGATGTGGTACAGCTCCGGGAGCGGCACTGGCGGATATTCAGTCTCTCAGGGACCCTGGAAACAGTTCGAGGACGAGGGGTGGTGGGCAGG GAACCAGTGTTATCCAAGGAGCAGCCTGCATTCCAGTATAGCAGCCATGTCTCTCTGCAAGCTTCCAGTGGGCACATGTG GGGCACATTTCGTTTTGAGAGACCGGATGGCTCCCACTTTGATGTCCGGATCCCACCATTCTCCTTGGAAAGCAATAAAGATGAGAAGACCCCACCCTCAGGCCTTCACTGGTAG
- the Tnfaip1 gene encoding BTB/POZ domain-containing adapter for CUL3-mediated RhoA degradation protein 2 isoform X1: MAEAKYYLIQGLVSTCQTALQDKKDSYQPVCNIPIITSLREEDRLIESSTKPVVKLLYNRSNNKYSYTSNSDDHLLKNIELFDKLSLRFNGRVLFIKDVIGDEICCWSFYGQGRKLAEVCCTSIVYATEKKQTKVEFPEARIYEETLNVLLYETPRVPDNSLLEATSRSRSQASPSEDEDTFELRDRVRRIHVKRYSTYDDRQLGHQSTHRD; encoded by the exons ATGGCTGAAGCAAAATATTACCTCATTCAAGGGCTGGTGAGCACGTGCCAGACTGCCCTGCAG GACAAGAAAGACTCCTACCAGCCTGTGTGCAACATCCCCATCATCACGTCCCTGAGGGAGGAGGACAGGCTCATTGAATCCTCCACAAAG CCTGTGGTGAAGCTGCTGTACAACAGGAGCAACAACAAGTACTCATACACCAG CAACTCTGATGATCACCTGCTAAAGAACATTGAACTGTTTGACAAGCTGTCCCTGCGCTTCAACGGCCGCGTGCTCTTCATCAAGGATGTCATTGGGGACGAGATCtgctgctggtctttctatggcCAGGGCCGTAAGCTGGCAGAGGTGTGCTGCACCTCGATTGTGTACGCCACAGAGAAGAAGCAGACCAAG GTGGAATTCCCAGAGGCCCGTATCTATGAGGAAACACTCAATGTCCTACTCTATGAGACCCCTCGAGTCCCTGACAATTCCTTACTGGAGGCCACAAGCCGGAGCCGCAGCCAGGCTTCCCCCAGTGAAGATGAAGACACCTTTGAACTACGGGACCGTGTCCGTCGCATTCATGTCAAGCGCTATAGCACTTACGATGACCGGCAACTTGGCCATCAGTCCACTCATCGTGACTGA
- the Tnfaip1 gene encoding BTB/POZ domain-containing adapter for CUL3-mediated RhoA degradation protein 2, with the protein MSGDTCLCPASGAKPKISGFKGGGLGNKYVQLNVGGSLYYTTVRALTRHDTMLKAMFSGRMEVLTDKEGWILIDRCGKHFGTILNYLRDDTITLPQSRQEIQELMAEAKYYLIQGLVSTCQTALQDKKDSYQPVCNIPIITSLREEDRLIESSTKPVVKLLYNRSNNKYSYTSNSDDHLLKNIELFDKLSLRFNGRVLFIKDVIGDEICCWSFYGQGRKLAEVCCTSIVYATEKKQTKVEFPEARIYEETLNVLLYETPRVPDNSLLEATSRSRSQASPSEDEDTFELRDRVRRIHVKRYSTYDDRQLGHQSTHRD; encoded by the exons ATGTCAGGGGACACCTGTCTGTGTCCAGCCTCGGGGGCCAAGCCCAAGATCAGTGGCTTCAAGGGAGGCGGGCTGGGCAACAAGTACGTGCAGCTCAATGTGGGAGGCTCCCTGTACTACACCACAGTGCGGGCCCTCACCCGGCACGACACCATGCTCAAGGCCATGTTCAGTGGGCGAATGGAGGTGCTGACTGACAAAGAAG GCTGGATTCTCATAGACCGATGTGGAAAGCACTTTGGCACCATCTTGAATTACCTCCGAGATGACACCATCACCCTCCCTCAAAGCCGGCAAGAAATCCAGGAGTTGATGGCTGAAGCAAAATATTACCTCATTCAAGGGCTGGTGAGCACGTGCCAGACTGCCCTGCAG GACAAGAAAGACTCCTACCAGCCTGTGTGCAACATCCCCATCATCACGTCCCTGAGGGAGGAGGACAGGCTCATTGAATCCTCCACAAAG CCTGTGGTGAAGCTGCTGTACAACAGGAGCAACAACAAGTACTCATACACCAG CAACTCTGATGATCACCTGCTAAAGAACATTGAACTGTTTGACAAGCTGTCCCTGCGCTTCAACGGCCGCGTGCTCTTCATCAAGGATGTCATTGGGGACGAGATCtgctgctggtctttctatggcCAGGGCCGTAAGCTGGCAGAGGTGTGCTGCACCTCGATTGTGTACGCCACAGAGAAGAAGCAGACCAAG GTGGAATTCCCAGAGGCCCGTATCTATGAGGAAACACTCAATGTCCTACTCTATGAGACCCCTCGAGTCCCTGACAATTCCTTACTGGAGGCCACAAGCCGGAGCCGCAGCCAGGCTTCCCCCAGTGAAGATGAAGACACCTTTGAACTACGGGACCGTGTCCGTCGCATTCATGTCAAGCGCTATAGCACTTACGATGACCGGCAACTTGGCCATCAGTCCACTCATCGTGACTGA